The following DNA comes from Dehalococcoidia bacterium.
CGTGCGCGAATACGCCCTGCGCGGGTGACGCTAGCGGAGGACGGGCTGGATCTCGATCCGTGTCCGCGAACGGCCGCCGCCTACGGCGCCGCGAGCAGCCCGTCGAGCCCCACCCAGCCCTCCATCCCCGCCAGGTGCGCGACGTCGTTCATGCGCTCGACCCCCGGCTCGCCGAACCGGTCGCGGACGAGCGTCGTGACGCCTGTCGTGTGCGCGGCAAATCCGATCAACTCCAGCGCCTCCGGCGTCAGCCGCAGCCAGCGCGCGATGACGCACTCCATGCTGGCGCCGTGCGCCACAACCACGGGCAGGCGACCATCACCATCCAGCTCATCCAGAAACGATGAGGCGCGCTCATACAGTTCGCGGCGCGACTCGCATCCCGGGAACGGCCGGTCGTCCATCAGCCACGGCCGCGCGAAAGCCTCCGCATAGCGTGCCCGCGCGTCATCGAGCGTCATGTTCGCGGCCGCGCCGTTGTTGTGCTCGCGCAAGCGCGCATCCGCGATCGGCTCCACCCCGAACTCCGTCGCGATGTGCGCCGCCGTCTGCATCGCGCGCTGGAAGTCGCTCGTGTACAGCGCGACCGGCGTGTCGCCAAGCTCCGACTTGAGCCGCGCCGCGAGCCTTCGCGACTGCTCATGCCCGAGCGACGTCAGCGGCGTATCCGTCCAGCCGCCAGTCAGCCGCCGCACATGATGCTCC
Coding sequences within:
- a CDS encoding histidine phosphatase family protein — translated: MPEPSLVIVVRHAQSEHHVRRLTGGWTDTPLTSLGHEQSRRLAARLKSELGDTPVALYTSDFQRAMQTAAHIATEFGVEPIADARLREHNNGAAANMTLDDARARYAEAFARPWLMDDRPFPGCESRRELYERASSFLDELDGDGRLPVVVAHGASMECVIARWLRLTPEALELIGFAAHTTGVTTLVRDRFGEPGVERMNDVAHLAGMEGWVGLDGLLAAP